The following are from one region of the Heterodontus francisci isolate sHetFra1 chromosome 34, sHetFra1.hap1, whole genome shotgun sequence genome:
- the LOC137349195 gene encoding zinc finger protein 850-like — protein MEGKSTNHSGEKLYTCSVCGRGFSRSSGLSQHKFSHTGRKPCKSGDCEKGLVYPVELKTHLCSCTLERLFTCSECGMGFTQSYDLLTHQRIHTDEQSFSCPDCGNCYKRSAELMIPQCVHTDERPIRCSLCGTGLRRSSELTVHQRSHAGERPFTCSMCGKGFTTSSSLLKHQRVHTGKRPFNCSECGKGFTTSSDLLTHQHIHTGERPFTCSECGKGFTRSSNLLAHQRLHIGERLFTCSECGKGFTTSSHLITHQHIHRGERPFICSECGKGFTTSSNLLTHQQVHTGERPFTCSECGKAFTTSSDLLKHQRIHTGERPFTCSECAEGFTTSSHLLKHQRVHTGERPFTCSECGKGFTTSSHLLRHQRVHTGERPFSCSECGKGFTTSFQLLTHQRVHTGERPFTCSECGKAFTCSSALLRHQRVHTGERPFTCHDCGKRFTRSSHLLTHQRVHTGKRLLTCSECGKGFSAPSQLLTHQRVHTGERPFTCLECGKGFTCSSTLLRHQRVHTGERPFICSECDKGFTDSSALLRHQRVHTGERPFTCSDCGKGFTCSSALLRHQRVHTGKRPFTCSECGNGFTTSSDLLRHQRVHTGERPFICSECGKRFTRSSNLLTHQRVHK, from the coding sequence atggaaggaaaaagcaccaatcacagtggggagaaactgtacacgtgttctgtgtgtggacgaggtttcagccgatcatctggcctgtcgcaACACAAGTTCAGTCATACTGGGAGGAAACCATGTAAATCTGGGGACTGTGAAAAGGGATTGGTTTATCCAGTTGAGCTGAAAACTCATCTATGTAGTTGCACcctggagaggctgttcacctgctctgagtgtgggatggGATTCACTCAATCATacgacctgctgacacaccagcgaattcacactgacgAGCAGTCTTTTTcatgtccagactgtgggaattgctataaacgtTCGGCTGAACTGATGATCCCTCAatgtgttcacactgacgagagaccgatCAGGTGTTCTCTTTGCGGGACTGGGTTGAGGCGatcatctgaactcactgtacACCAACGTAGTCACGCTGGggaaaggccgttcacctgctccatgtgtgggaagggattcactacttcatcctccctgctgaaacaccagcgagttcacactgggaagaggccgttcaactgctcagagtgtgggaagggattcactacttcatctgacctgctgacacaccagcacattcacactggggagaggccattcacctgctccgagtgtgggaagggattcactcggtcatccaactTGTTGGCACACCAGCGACTTCAtattggggagaggctgttcacctgctcagagtgtgggaagggattcactacttcatcccaccTGATAACACACCAGCACATTCAccgtggggagaggccgttcatctgttccgagtgtgggaagggatttactactTCCTCCAACCTTCTGacgcaccagcaagttcacactggggagaggccgttcacctgctcagagtgtgggaaggcattcactacttcatctgacctgctgaaacaccagcgaattcacactggggagagaccattcacctgctcagagtgtgcggagggattcactacttcatcccactTGCTGAagcaccagcgggttcacactggcgagagaccattcacctgctcagagtgtgggaagggattcactacttcatcccacctgctgagacaccagcgagttcacactggggagagaccgttctcctgctcagaatgtgggaagggattcactacttcattccaacttttgacacaccagcgagttcacactggggagagaccattcacctgctcagagtgtgggaaggcatTCACCTGTTCATccgccctgctgagacaccagcgagttcacactggggagaggccgttcacctgccatgattgtgggaagagattcactcggtcatcccacctgctgacacaccagcgagttcacactgggaagaggctgctcacttgctcagagtgtgggaagggattcagcgcACCATCCCAActtttgacacaccagcgagttcacactggggagaggccgttcacctgcttagagtgtgggaagggattcacttgttcatccacgctgctgagacaccagcgggttcacactggggagagaccgttcatctgctcGGAGTGTGACAAGGGATTCACTGATTCTTctgccctgctgagacaccagcgggttcacactggggagaggccgttcacctgttcagattgtgggaagggattcacctgTTCATCTGCGctcctgagacaccagcgagttcacactgggaagaggccgttcacttgctcagagtgtgggaatgggttcacgacttcatccgacctgctgagacatcagcgagttcacactggggagaggccgttcatctgctcagagtgtgggaaacgtttcactcggtcatccaaccttctgacacaccagcgagttcacaagtaa